In Saprospiraceae bacterium, the sequence AATTCCAGTTAGCTTATTATCTGTCACATTTAATGTTTCCAAATTTGGGGTAAAATCAAATGAAGGAATAGGCCCTGAAAAATTATTATGATGTAGATATATCAATCGAAGAATAGGATTCTTTAAACTGGGGAGTGATCCATCCAATTTATTAGATTGAATTTGAATAGACTCCAGGCTTAGTGCCTTGTCAAAGGCTGGTAAAGGTCCTGACAAGATGTTACTAAAAAGTGATATATTTCTTAGTTTGGTGAGCTTATTAAGACTTGGTATATTTCCACTCAAACTATTAGACCCAAAATTTAAGTCAAGCAATAAGGGCAAATTATCAAAATCCGGAATAAGGCCATTAAACTTATTATTGAATAAATGGATCGAAGTTAAAGAAGGAAAACCATTAAAATTTGGGATATTCCCTCCAAGTTTATTAGAAGCTAGATTGAGTTCTAAAAGATGTGGAAGATTTAAGTCAATCATAATTCCTGAGAGATTATTTCCAACAAACAGATCTGTCAGGTTGGCGGTATCACTTAAGTATATACCTGTAATACAACCTTCACCGCTCTGTTTTATCCCCCACCATGTACTCATTGGCTTACTTAAATCCCATTTCTTCCACCAATTCAAGCCCCCAGTTGCATTATAAAACTTCACCAACTCTAAACTATCAGACCTTCGGTCACAAACAAGTCTAGGGCCAGCATTCAACCTGATCGGCCAGCTCTCCAGAGTCAGCTGTGGAGCAAGTGGATTCGTAATCTTGACCGTATAGGTGCCCGCATCTGCACTCGTAAAAGGAGTAAACGGCAGCTTATTGCTTCCTTTGATGGTTTTGTAGAGTGTGCCATTTTTATACCAGGCGTAGCTGCTGGTGGTGACGGTATCGTCGATGAGGAGGTCGAGGGTGTAGCGGGTGTTAACGGGAATAAATATTGATGTGTCTACATATATCATTTTTTGAGGAGCATAGGTGAGTGTATCACCAGAACAAGTTGGACATAGATTATTGAGCACATCAGTAAGAGTTTTAACCTTTTTAATATTCCGAATAAAGCTTGAAAATGTAAGTTTATTTTGATCAATCCTGTATCCATCTAGTTTTGGGTTGGTTAGAGTATGATCAGGTAAATAGCCACTAAGTTGATTCTCAAATAAACCTAAAGATTCCAGATTAGGCAGTTTATCAAAATTAGGGATTGATCCTATAAGTCGATTCCCACTTAAATGTAAAGATTTCAAACTAGGCAGTTTATCAAAATTAGGGATTAATCCTGTTAGTTGATTGTAACCTAGATTTAAAAATTGCAGACTAGGCAGTTTATCAAAATTAGGGATTGATTCTGTAAGTTGATTCCCAGTTAAACTTAAATTTAGCAGATTAGGCAGTTTATCAAAATTAGGGATTGATCCTGTAAGTTGATTCCTGTCTAAATATAAATTTTGCAGATTAGGCAGTTTATCAAAATTGGGGATTGATCCAGATAATTGATTGTAACTTAGATTTAAGAAAGTTAAGTGACTTAGATTTAACTGAATTAAAATTCCAGATAAATTGTTTGAGATACCTATGAAGTCAATTTTTTGTACACACCCATCAGCGCTCAGACTTATTCCATACCAAGTATTCATTGCTTTATTTAACTCCCATTTGATGGTCCAGTTTGGCCCTCCGGTCGCATTATAAAACTTCACCAACTCCAAACTATCAGACCTTCGGTCACAAACCAGACTAGGCCCTGCATTCAACCTGATCGGCCAACTCTCCAATGTAAGCTGCGGTGCGAGTGGATTTGTAATCTTTACTGTATACGTACCCGCGTCTGTAGTAGTGAAAGGTGCAAAGTGCAGCTTATTTTTTCCTTTAATGGTTTTATATAGCGTTCCATTTTTATACCAGGTATAAGTGCTGGTGGAGATGGTGTCATCGATAAGGAGG encodes:
- a CDS encoding leucine-rich repeat domain-containing protein, which translates into the protein MRILVILTLTISAFAYGWMHQEINVSPNYSSTKHRPAIFTEATELPDGDMLSFEKLNFACDRRSDSLELVKFYNATGGPNWWKKWNFSKPMDTWWGITLNSIGCILSINLSDTTTGSCCKGNNLTGPIISLDLPNMEYLFLNNNQLSGGIPDFDKIPNLKQLYLNNNFLSGNIPNFSHITNLFSLGLSNNNLSGFIPDFNMLPNLSAYLYLGNNNLTGSIPNFDKIPEISQIFLDHNQLSGNIPNFANLTKLRDLDLNNNRLVGQLPSFENCSSLKNLFLNDNLLTGNIPNFESNKNLVTIDLSNNNLVGNIPNFNNHSELFNIILSNNKLFGSIPSFLNCTNLTNLYLDKNRLDGNIPTFDQNLNLSRLLINNNLLKGYISDFTVTNPKLSWLRFDQNRFSYSEIIQNLEKVKKLVDSTNMICSTCKFDTLLYAPQQKIYFDTSFQILTNTPYTLDLLIDDTISTSTYTWYKNGTLYKTIKGKNKLHFAPFTTTDAGTYTVKITNPLAPQLTLESWPIRLNAGPSLVCDRRSDSLELVKFYNATGGPNWTIKWELNKAMNTWYGISLSADGCVQKIDFIGISNNLSGILIQLNLSHLTFLNLSYNQLSGSIPNFDKLPNLQNLYLDRNQLTGSIPNFDKLPNLLNLSLTGNQLTESIPNFDKLPSLQFLNLGYNQLTGLIPNFDKLPSLKSLHLSGNRLIGSIPNFDKLPNLESLGLFENQLSGYLPDHTLTNPKLDGYRIDQNKLTFSSFIRNIKKVKTLTDVLNNLCPTCSGDTLTYAPQKMIYVDTSIFIPVNTRYTLDLLIDDTVTTSSYAWYKNGTLYKTIKGSNKLPFTPFTSADAGTYTVKITNPLAPQLTLESWPIRLNAGPRLVCDRRSDSLELVKFYNATGGLNWWKKWDLSKPMSTWWGIKQSGEGCITGIYLSDTANLTDLFVGNNLSGIMIDLNLPHLLELNLASNKLGGNIPNFNGFPSLTSIHLFNNKFNGLIPDFDNLPLLLDLNFGSNSLSGNIPSLNKLTKLRNISLFSNILSGPLPAFDKALSLESIQIQSNKLDGSLPSLKNPILRLIYLHHNNFSGPIPSFDFTPNLETLNVTDNKLTGIIPDFKNLPLLKDLLLQQNLLSGSLPQLKSCLLLKYFGVQNNRLDGQIPDLSHLKNLVTLTLSDNKFSGPVPKLDKYPNLKEVWLANNNFTGSLEDYTISNPLLSRGTFEGNKLTFSNIIKYHDKIKTLIEVTNKWSQSLFSYAPQQKIYVDTAITIPPTPITRLILK